One window of Medicago truncatula cultivar Jemalong A17 chromosome 2, MtrunA17r5.0-ANR, whole genome shotgun sequence genomic DNA carries:
- the LOC11424194 gene encoding serine/threonine-protein kinase SRK2A isoform X1, whose translation MEKYEVVKDIGSGNFGVARLMRHKDTKQLVAMKYIERGHKIDENVAREIINHRSLRHPNIIRFKEVSLLLLHSPYVFNLRWVCQNHRDVSVLQVVLTPTHLGIVMEYAAGGELFDRICSAGRFSEDEARYFFQQLISGVSYCHSMQICHRDLKLENTLLDGSPAPRLKICDFGYSKSSLLHSRPKSTVGTPAYIAPEVLSRREYDGKLADVWSCGVTLYVMLVGAYPFEDQDDPKNFRKTINRIMAVQYKIPDYVHISQECRHLLSRIFVASPARRITIKEIKSHPWFLKNLPRELTEMAQAVYYRKENPTYSLQSIEDIMKIVEEAKNPPQASRSVGGFGWGGEEDDDEINEAEAELEEDEYEKRVKEAQESGEIHVN comes from the exons ATGGAGAAATACGAGGTGGTTAAGGATATAGGATCTGGAAATTTTGGTGTTGCTAGACTCATGCGCCACAAAGATACCAAACAACTTGTTGCCATGAAATACATCGAACGAGGTCACAAG ATTGATGAGAATGTTGCAAGGGAAATAATAAACCACAGAAGTCTTCGCCATCCTAATATTATTCGCTTCAAGGAGgtctctttattattattacattcaccttatgtttttaatttgcgGTGGGTTTGTCAGAATCACCGTG atgtTTCAGTTTTGCAGGTGGTTTTGACTCCTACACATCTTGGTATAGTTATGGAGTATGCTGCTGGTGGAGAGCTCTTTGACCGAATTTGCTCTGCTGGAAGATTCAGTGAAGACGAG GCTCGATATTTCTTCCAGCAGCTCATCTCAGGAGTTAGCTACTGTCATTCCATG CAAATCTGCCATCGAGACTTGAAGCTCGAGAACACCTTATTGGATGGCAGCCCTGCCCCACGGCTCAAAATTTGCGATTTTGGTTATTCTAAG TCTTCTCTGCTTCACTCTAGGCCTAAGTCTACAGTGGGAACCCCAGCCTACATAGCACCAGAGGTTCTTTCACGTAGAGAATATGACGGAAAG TTGGCAGATGTATGGTCTTGTGGAGTGACTCTTTATGTAATGCTGGTGGGAGCATACCCATTTGAGGACCAAGATGATCCCAAAAATTTCAGGAAAACCATCAAT AGAATTATGGCTGTTCAATACAAGATTCCAGATTACGTTCACATATCTCAAGAATGTAGACATCTGCTGTCTCGCATTTTTGTGGCAAGTCCAGCTAGG AGAATCACCATTAAGGAAATCAAGTCCCATCCATGGTTTTTAAAGAACTTGCCTAGAGAATTAACGGAAATGGCTCAAGCTGTTTACTACAGAAAAGAAAATCCAACTTATTCTCTACAGAGCATTGAAGACATTATGAAGATTGTTGAGGAAGCTAAAAACCCACCTCAGGCATCTAGGTCAGTTGGAGGATTTGGCTGgggaggagaagaagatgacgACGAAATAAACGAAGCAGAGGCCGAGCTGGAAGAAGATGAGTATGAAAAGAGAGTCAAGGAGGCCCAGGAAAGCGGAGAAATCCATGTCAACTAA
- the LOC11424194 gene encoding serine/threonine-protein kinase SRK2A isoform X2, which translates to MEKYEVVKDIGSGNFGVARLMRHKDTKQLVAMKYIERGHKIDENVAREIINHRSLRHPNIIRFKEVVLTPTHLGIVMEYAAGGELFDRICSAGRFSEDEARYFFQQLISGVSYCHSMQICHRDLKLENTLLDGSPAPRLKICDFGYSKSSLLHSRPKSTVGTPAYIAPEVLSRREYDGKLADVWSCGVTLYVMLVGAYPFEDQDDPKNFRKTINRIMAVQYKIPDYVHISQECRHLLSRIFVASPARRITIKEIKSHPWFLKNLPRELTEMAQAVYYRKENPTYSLQSIEDIMKIVEEAKNPPQASRSVGGFGWGGEEDDDEINEAEAELEEDEYEKRVKEAQESGEIHVN; encoded by the exons ATGGAGAAATACGAGGTGGTTAAGGATATAGGATCTGGAAATTTTGGTGTTGCTAGACTCATGCGCCACAAAGATACCAAACAACTTGTTGCCATGAAATACATCGAACGAGGTCACAAG ATTGATGAGAATGTTGCAAGGGAAATAATAAACCACAGAAGTCTTCGCCATCCTAATATTATTCGCTTCAAGGAG GTGGTTTTGACTCCTACACATCTTGGTATAGTTATGGAGTATGCTGCTGGTGGAGAGCTCTTTGACCGAATTTGCTCTGCTGGAAGATTCAGTGAAGACGAG GCTCGATATTTCTTCCAGCAGCTCATCTCAGGAGTTAGCTACTGTCATTCCATG CAAATCTGCCATCGAGACTTGAAGCTCGAGAACACCTTATTGGATGGCAGCCCTGCCCCACGGCTCAAAATTTGCGATTTTGGTTATTCTAAG TCTTCTCTGCTTCACTCTAGGCCTAAGTCTACAGTGGGAACCCCAGCCTACATAGCACCAGAGGTTCTTTCACGTAGAGAATATGACGGAAAG TTGGCAGATGTATGGTCTTGTGGAGTGACTCTTTATGTAATGCTGGTGGGAGCATACCCATTTGAGGACCAAGATGATCCCAAAAATTTCAGGAAAACCATCAAT AGAATTATGGCTGTTCAATACAAGATTCCAGATTACGTTCACATATCTCAAGAATGTAGACATCTGCTGTCTCGCATTTTTGTGGCAAGTCCAGCTAGG AGAATCACCATTAAGGAAATCAAGTCCCATCCATGGTTTTTAAAGAACTTGCCTAGAGAATTAACGGAAATGGCTCAAGCTGTTTACTACAGAAAAGAAAATCCAACTTATTCTCTACAGAGCATTGAAGACATTATGAAGATTGTTGAGGAAGCTAAAAACCCACCTCAGGCATCTAGGTCAGTTGGAGGATTTGGCTGgggaggagaagaagatgacgACGAAATAAACGAAGCAGAGGCCGAGCTGGAAGAAGATGAGTATGAAAAGAGAGTCAAGGAGGCCCAGGAAAGCGGAGAAATCCATGTCAACTAA
- the LOC11424195 gene encoding thiamine biosynthetic bifunctional enzyme TH1, chloroplastic codes for MMMSCVFNVVDFSSHYSPHLHLHLHAHSQITPPLLSKRAINRFWNCNSDSINHQTPRFVKMQSNITSNSIPTPIHTFDSELNKIPHVLTVAGSDSGAGAGIQADLKTCSARRVYCSTVITAVTAQNTLGVQGVNIVPHDFVQHQLNSVLSDINVDVVKTGMLPSLSVLKVLCQSLRKFPVKALVVDPVMISTSGDILAGPSVLDGFREELLPMADIVTPNVKEASALLGDLPIKTVSDMRTAAKLIHDLGPRSVLVKGGDLPNSSEAIDIFYDGQEFYELSSPRVNTRNTHGTGCTMASCIAAELAKGSSMLSAVKIAKRFVEAALEYSRDLLIGNGVQGPFDHLLALKNINQSSYRQDRFNPNDLFLYAVTDSGMNRKWGRSIAEAVKAAVEGGATIVQLREKDAETKDFVDAAKVCLKICRSYGVPLLINDRIDVALACDADGVHVGQSDMPARLARTILGPEKIIGVSCKTPEHAHQAWLDGADYIGSGGVYPTNTKENNRTIGLDGLKEVCKASKLPVVAIGGIGMSNARAVMELGVPSLKGVAVVSALFDRECILTETRNLQAVISEAALLTQ; via the exons ATGATGATGTCATGCGTGTTTAATGTCGTGGATTTCTCCTCCCATTATtctcctcatcttcatcttcatcttcatgcTCATTcacag ATTACTCCGCCGTTACTGTCTAAACGTGCCATCAACAGATTCTGGAATTGTAATAGTGATTCCATCAATCATCAAACACCTCGTTTCGTCAAAATGCAATCAAATAtaacttcaaattcaattccCACTCCTATCCACACCTTTGACTCTGAACTCAACAAAATTCCACATGTTCTCACTGTTGCCGGTTCCGATTCCGGTGCCGGTGCCGGTATCCAGGCTGATCTCAAAACTTGTTCTGCTCGCCGTGTTTACTGTTCTACTGTTATCACTGCTGTTACTGCACAGAACACTCTTGGAGTTCAGGGTGTTAACATTGTGCCTCATGATTTTGTTCAACACCAGTTAAACTCTGTGCTCTCTGATATCAACGTTGATGTG GTCAAAACAGGCATGCTACCCTCTCTAAGTGTGCTGAAGGTCCTTTGTCAGAGTCTTAGGAAATTTCCCGTCAAAG CTCTTGTGGTTGATCCTGTGATGATATCTACTAGTGGAGACATTCTTGCTGGTCCTTCTGTTCTTGATGGATTTAG GGAGGAGCTGCTTCCCATGGCTGATATTGTAACCCCAAATGTTAAAGAGGCATCAGCTTTGCTTGGTGATTTGCCAATTAAGACAGTTTCTGACATGCGTACTGCTGCAAAATTGATACATGATTTGGGTCCTAG GAGCGTGCTTGTCAAAGGTGGTGATCTCCCAAATTCATCAGAGGCTATTGATATATTTTATGATG GTCAGGAATTTTACGAGCTTTCTTCGCCGCGAGTAAATACTCGCAATACTCATGGCACTGGTTGTACTATGGCATCATGCATAGCAGCAGAGCTGGCAAAAGGTTCATCAATGCTTTCAGCGGTTAAG ATAGCTAAACGTTTTGTTGAGGCTGCCTTGGAGTACAGCAGAGACTTGCTTATTGGAAACGGAGTCCAAGGCCCCTTTGACCATCTTTTGGCACTTAAGAATATCAACCAGAGCTCTTATAGGCAGGATAGGTTCAATCCCAATgacttatttttatatgctgTAACGGATTCAGGAATGAATAGAAAGTGGGGTCGTTCTATTGCTGAAGCAGTCAAGGCTGCTGTAGAAGGTGGTGCAACCATTGTCCAATTAAG GGAAAAGGACGCTGAGACAAAGGACTTTGTTGATGCTGCCAAAGTATGCCTTAAAATATGCCGTTCGTATGGAGTACCTTTGCTTATAAATGACCGTATAGATGTAGCCCTTGCTTGTGATGCGGATGGTGTTCATGTTGGTCAGTCTGACATGCCTGCACGTCTTGCTAGAACTATCCTTGGTCCTGAAAAGATAATTGGAGTATCATGCAAGACGCCAGAACATGCACATCAAGCATGGCTCGATGGTGCTGATTACATTGGCAGTGGTGGTGTATATCCCACTAATACAAAGGAAAACAATCGTACTATAGGCTTAGATGGGTTGAAGGAGGTGTGCAAGGCCTCTAAGCTTCCTGTTGTTGCGATTGGTGGCATTGGTATGTCAAATGCACGTGCTGTAATGGAACTTGGTGTACCAAGTCTCAAAGGAGTTGCTGTTGTGTCTGCTCTATTTGATAGGGAGTGCATTTTGACTGAGACAAGAAACTTGCAAGCTGTAATTAGTGAGGCAGCATTGTTGACGCAATGA
- the LOC120578118 gene encoding auxin response factor 17, with product MSLNQYHHQQQQQPSHVHPQIWQTCTGAAVQIPKLHSRVYYFPQGHLEHASSSSSNAYIHSLDLQRFRPFTICIISAVDLLADPHTDEVFAKLLLTPVTNNSCVQDPHEVPNCSNDDDVCDEVIDSFTRILALTNVSKHAFYIPRFCAENMFPPLGMEVSQHLLVTDVHGEVWKFHHVCHGFAKRNVFYTSEWASFVERKKLDVGDAVVFMKNSTGKLFVGIRRKDAAEQKKDELEKAVMEAVKLAEENKPFEIVYYPRGDDWCDFVVDGNIVDESMKIQWNPRMRVKMKTDKSSRIPYQGTITTVSRTSNLWRMLQVNWDEFQISQISRRVSPWCVELHKPAPTPFPQTKKFRTTQSSAQLSDKKETLLNDDGFPVDIQRVRHDLVSISGPIHSHIILNSSETKFPATHNCNTKNDSDGSIMLFGKIIQPHVSNFHNSHIKGDDGYKSCGFGVKN from the exons ATGTCTCTCAACCAGTACCACCACCAACAGCAGCAGCAACCATCGCATGTGCACCCTCAAATATGGCAGACATGCACCGGCGCTGCCGTCCAAATACCAAAGTTGCATTCCAGAGTTTACTATTTTCCACAAGGCCACTTAGAACatgcttcttcttcctcctccaaTGCTTACATTCACTCCCTTGATCTTCAACGTTTTCGTCCTTTCACTATCTGTATCATCTCCGCTGTTGATCTCCTCGCCGATCCTCACACTGATGAGGTCTTCGCTAAACTGCTGCTCACTCCTGTAACCAATAATTCATGTGTTCAAGATCCTCATGAGGTTCCTAATTGCAGCAACGACGATGATGTCTGCGATGAGGTAATTGATTCGTTTACAAGGATTCTCGCCCTTACTAATGTAAGCAAGCATGCATTCTACATACCTCGGTTTTGTGCTGAAAATATGTTCCCGCCGCTTGGCATGGAGGTTTCTCAACACCTCCTCGTCACTGACGTTCATGGTGAAGTTTGGAAGTTTCACCATGTCTGCCACGGCTTTGCCAAGAGAAACGTCTTTTATACCTCTGAATGGGCTTCGTTTGTTGAGAGGAAGAAACTCGACGTCGGAGATGCTGTTGTTTTCATGAAAAACTCCACGGGAAAATTATTTGTTGGGATTCGCAGGAAAGACGCCGCggagcaaaagaaagatgaGTTGGAGAAGGCAGTAATGGAGGCAGTGAAGTTGGCAGAGGAGAACAAGCCATTTGAAATTGTTTACTATCCTAGAGGTGatgattggtgtgattttgtagTGGATggtaatattgttgatgaatcaaTGAAGATTCAATGGAACCCTAGAATGAGAGTTAAGATGAAGACTGATAAATCTTCAAGGATCCCATATCAAGGGACAATCACTACTGTATCTCGTACTTCTAATTTATGGCGCATGCTTCAg GTTAATTGGGATGAATTTCAAATCTCGCAAATTTCAAGACGAGTCAGCCCGTGGTGCGTTGAGCTTCACAAACCTGCTCCGACGCCATTCccccaaacaaaaaaatttagaactACTCAAAGTTCTGCCCAACTAAGTGATAAAAAGGAAACATTATTGAATGATGATGGTTTTCCTGTTGATATACAGCGAGTGAGGCATGATCTTGTTTCCATATCAGGTCCTATACATAGCCATATTATTTTGAACTCCTCTGAGACAAAGTTTCCTGCGACTCACAATTGCAACACCAAAAATGACAGTGATGGttcaattatgttatttggtaaGATCATACAGCCTCATGTAAGCAATTTTCACAATTCTCATATCAAGGGAGATGATGGCTATAAGAGCTGTGGATTTGGTGTAAAGAACTAG